A stretch of the Gossypium hirsutum isolate 1008001.06 chromosome D07, Gossypium_hirsutum_v2.1, whole genome shotgun sequence genome encodes the following:
- the LOC121219324 gene encoding 4-coumarate--CoA ligase-like 9, translating into MFFANQTLEKLEMIFRKINSVNQTDPKTFDSLRPHVPVSPPSQPLSLPQYALSLFHSSSHASATAGGDTTFIVDAANGNTLSYSQFIAQIYSLAYSMKKNFSLSRNDVAFILSPSSFHVPSLYFALMSLGIVVSPATPLGSESEITHQVKLSKPVIAFATSKTSSKLPSLKLGTVLLDSPSSSLS; encoded by the coding sequence atgtttttcGCCAATCAAACACTAGAAAAGTTAGAAATGATTTTTCGGAAAATCAattccgtcaatcaaacagacccgaAAACTTTCGACAGTCTCAGACCACACGTCCCCGTCTCGCCACCTTCTCAGCCTCTTTCCCTCCCTCAATATGCCCTCTCCCTCTTCCACAGCTCTTCCCACGCCTCCGCCACCGCCGGCGGCGACACCACTTTCATCGTCGATGCTGCTAACGGCAATACCCTTTCTTACTCCCAATTCATTGCTCAAATCTATTCCCTCGCTTACTCAATGAAGAAGAACTTTTCCCTCTCACGAAATGATGTAGCATTCATTCTCTCCCCTTCGTCGTTTCACGTCCCTTCGCTTTACTTCGCTCTTATGTCATTAGGAATCGTTGTTTCTCCAGCCACCCCACTTGGTTCCGAGTCGGAGATTACTCACCAGGTCAAACTCAGTAAACCCGTTATTGCATTCGCTACTTCAAAGACATCTTCCAAGCTTCCATCTCTCAAACTCGGAACAGTCCTCCTCGACTCGCCGAGTTCCTCTCTTTCTTAA